CGACTATCCAAAAGGTAAAGCTCAATACTTGAATCCATCCGGCTGTTATGGTCAGCAATCCATTAACCCAAAAAAACTGAGCGATAGAGATTAGAACAGGTGCAGCGACCATTGAGAAGATCCAAAGACGATGTTGTAATGTGTTGTTCATTGTTTATTATTTAATTGGTTTAGGAGCGTTTTCAAAATGTTTATACTTGCCGAGCAAGTTTCCTATAAAGACAGTTACCGGAAATATTACTTTTTTTACAAAAACAGGAATGTCTTTTAAATCATACTCTGTTTTGTAGCGGGTCATTAAAAAAGCGCTGTCAAAAAGGTCACCTTCAGGTTTGCCTGCTTTTTCCATTGACCGGTAAATTCCGGTGAGAAAATAGTCAATCGTGTTTGCCGGTTTTATATAACCACTACATTCCAGAACAACTTCACCGGCGTTCCAAAATCTATGCATAGCTCCTTTAGGAAACATGACACTTTCTCCTTCTTTAAGGTAAGCCTCTTGCTGATTTTCAATCTGATAACCCATCAAACCGGTCATTACAGTCAAACATTCATCTTGTTTGAAGTGAACATGAAATGGAGGACCTGATCCGGGTTGTAATTTGTTGGACACAATCATTTTTGGGACACCCTCTTCATGTTCAATAGCATGAAATATCAGTACTTCACCAAATGGAGAACGAATGGTATGTGGCAATTCAAATGGGTAATTCATAATGTTTTTTGCAAAAATAGTACATCGTACTAATTTTGCAAATTATTTTTAGTACATTGTGCTAAATTTTTCAAAAAATGAAAACGAAAGCGCAAATTCTTCAGAAAGCCCTGTTATTGTTTAATGAGAAAGGATATATAAATGTGGGAGTCAGAGAGATAGCCCGTGATTTAGATATAAGCCCCGGTAACCTTTCTTACCATTTTGGAAAGAAAGAAGATATTTTAATTGCATTGCTAAATCAGTTTAGAGATGCTAACTCTTCGTTGTATGAAGAATATTTTGAGAAGGATGCCACATTAAGTCATTTTCTCCAACTAATGAAAAGTATATTTGAATCTCAATATCAATACAGAGGAGTTTTTATAGGTAATCAATACATTCAGTCAGAGCTAAAATCAGCGGATTCGTTTAACTATAAAGAAACCTATAATAATAGAGTGGCAGGATTTACAAGAATCTTTAAAACATTGATTGAGGCAGGACAAATTCAGTCAACTGATGAAGATATTGCTTTCCTTGTGTCTTTGCTTACTTTGATAGGTAGGTTTTGGATTCAAGAAGCCACATTATTTAATCATTCTCCCGATAAAGAAACGACAATCCTATATTATATAACGCTACTGTCAAAACAACTTTCTCTTTTTGCCACACAAACCGGTCTTGATTCAATAGAGCAATTTAAAAACAATACCGGGAATTGATTTTTAGGATTAACCAGTTTGAGGGTTAAAGTTAGGATTTATGGCTATCAGAGCTGAATAGCATTAAAGGAGTATTGTCATTAGAGAAGTTGATATTTTTTAGGTAATTAAAACCGAGTCGGTTTAGTAATGATATTGATTTGTGGTTATCTTCTACGGTAATGCCATAAACCTCAGGAATATCTAAATGTTCCTTAGCGTATTTTAAGGTGGCGTTTGCTATTTCGTAAGCATATCCTTTACCGTGATATGCAGGCAGAAAAGCAAATCCAATATCGGGTTTGTCCAAATTTTCGCGGAAAACAAGACCACACATACCGATGGGACATTTGTCGGCTATGGTTTCGACCATACACAGGCCGAAACCATTCAAAGTATAACTTTTTAGAGGGCTGTTTAACAGGTAGTTTTGGGCTTGATCTACAGTTTTAACATTGCTGTTGCCTATAAACCGTATCCACCCTTCGCTGTTTAAAAGTTCGATTATAAACTCTGAATCTGTCAACTCAAACTTCCGTAAACTCAACCTCTTAGTTTGAAAAATAAAGTTCATACTTCATCAGTTAAGGGCTTTGAATACAGAGCTATTCTGTTCCCTTCACAATCCTGAAATTCGGCAACAAATCCTATGGAACCAACTGAGGTTTTTGGGTAAAGAACTTTCCCGCCATTTTCGACTGCTTTGTTGAGAATTAGGTCTATATCGTTGCAGCCGAAATAGACCAAAGTGCCATTAATGGTTGGTTTGTAAGTTTCACCTTTTGCAAGCGAACCGCTAATTCCCGTTCCGTTTTCAATAAAAGGAAAATGAGCCATTT
This is a stretch of genomic DNA from Sphingobacteriales bacterium. It encodes these proteins:
- a CDS encoding cupin domain-containing protein; amino-acid sequence: MNYPFELPHTIRSPFGEVLIFHAIEHEEGVPKMIVSNKLQPGSGPPFHVHFKQDECLTVMTGLMGYQIENQQEAYLKEGESVMFPKGAMHRFWNAGEVVLECSGYIKPANTIDYFLTGIYRSMEKAGKPEGDLFDSAFLMTRYKTEYDLKDIPVFVKKVIFPVTVFIGNLLGKYKHFENAPKPIK
- a CDS encoding TetR/AcrR family transcriptional regulator, whose product is MKTKAQILQKALLLFNEKGYINVGVREIARDLDISPGNLSYHFGKKEDILIALLNQFRDANSSLYEEYFEKDATLSHFLQLMKSIFESQYQYRGVFIGNQYIQSELKSADSFNYKETYNNRVAGFTRIFKTLIEAGQIQSTDEDIAFLVSLLTLIGRFWIQEATLFNHSPDKETTILYYITLLSKQLSLFATQTGLDSIEQFKNNTGN
- a CDS encoding GNAT family N-acetyltransferase; amino-acid sequence: MNFIFQTKRLSLRKFELTDSEFIIELLNSEGWIRFIGNSNVKTVDQAQNYLLNSPLKSYTLNGFGLCMVETIADKCPIGMCGLVFRENLDKPDIGFAFLPAYHGKGYAYEIANATLKYAKEHLDIPEVYGITVEDNHKSISLLNRLGFNYLKNINFSNDNTPLMLFSSDSHKS
- a CDS encoding VOC family protein, whose translation is MNTISNPVVYFEIPVTNVLRAIQFYRAVFGFEFFTENIDGNEMAHFPFIENGTGISGSLAKGETYKPTINGTLVYFGCNDIDLILNKAVENGGKVLYPKTSVGSIGFVAEFQDCEGNRIALYSKPLTDEV